AGAACAAGGTCGAGCACTGGGGCGATCCGCACGAGAATCTCAACGGCAAGCACATCAAGGACTGGGAAGGTCGCAGCCGCATCGTGCTGGTGGCGGATGCCAGCGGCTCGGTGACCGGGCGGATGGACGCCGACGATGCCGGCCGGCCGGTCTTCCTCACCTCCGATGGCGTGGTGACGGGCACCGGACCGGTGAGCTGCACGCTTCCCTTTGGTCTGTGGGAGCCATCGATCGGCATGCTGCTCGGCCCGGACGACGTGTATTCCCCGGATCTGGGCATGACCGTCGCCCGCGGGAATGGCCACGTCACCGTGTTGAAGTCCGCCGCGACCGGCGGCGGGGGCAGTGGCGGCTCGCGCGTGCAGGATCACAATTCCAGCCGCTCCAACAAATCGTCGCGCTGACCCCGGAGCGGGCGGAGTGTACGAAAGGCTTCACTGCAAAAGGCTTGCCAGTCCCGGCCCCTCCGCCTACCTCCCGCGCATGGCCCTTGAGACCACCCTCATTCTGTTCAAGCCCGATGCCGTGTCCAAAGGCCTCGTGGGAACCGTCCTCGCCCGCTTTGAAAAGGAAGGCTTCACCATCCGCGGCATCAAGAAGCTCTTCCTGACCGACGAGCTGCTCGCCGACCACTACTCGCACATCGCGGACAAGCCCTTCTTCCCGTCCGTCCGCGGCTTCATGCAGGAGACCCCGGTCATCGCGCTCGCGCTGGAAGGCGACGACGTGATCGCCAAGGTCCGCGACCTGCTCGGCCCCACCGACTCGAAGGCTGCCGCTCCCGGCACTATCCGCGGTGACTTCGGCGACAAGGAAGGCGACGCGAAGATGCGCAATGTCTGCCACGCCTCCGACTCCCCGGAAGCCGCAGCCGACGAGATCAAGCGCTTCTTCAAGGAAGGCGAAGTCTTCTGAGATCGCGACGATCCGATCCGATTTTTCCAAAAGCCCGGCCCGCCGAAAGGTGCGCCGGGCTTTTCGTTTGGAAACCGTGGCTCCGCGCCCGTGGTTCCGGCATCCTGCCGGAAGCCTCTTCACGGCAAAGCGGGCCTCACCACGCATGTCCGCACCCCACGCCACTGCTCCATCCCATGCAGGCTGGCGGCTGGAAGCCGCTGCCACTCTTCCCCCTCACGCCCGCACCACGACCAGAAACGGTGCCGGCTTCAGCGTGTCCAACCGCCGGAAAATCTCCGCGCTGCGTTTCTCCGCCCACGCCACGACCGCGGCGCTCTCTTCATCCCCACCCGCATGCCCGGGATAGCATACCACCGTCAGGATGCCGCCCGGCCTCAGGAGCCCCAGCGCGCCCTCCAGCGCCTGCAGGGTCTCATCCGTCCGCGTGATCACCGCGTGATCCGCGCCAGGCAGGTAGCCGAGATTGAACATCACCGCTCCCACGCTGCCCGCCGCCGCATGGTCGGCGATGCGGCCATGAGATCCGTGGACCAACTCCACGCGATCTAACAGCTCCTCCGCCGCCAGTCGCTCCCGCGTCGAAGCGATCGCCTGCTCCTGCACGTCGAACGCGATCACCTTTCCCGCCGCCCCGACGAGCTTCGCCAGGAAGACCGTGTCGTGACCGTTCCCCGCCGTTGCATCCACTGCCGCATCGCCCTCGCGCAGGACCGCCGCGATCTCGCGATGCGCGCGTGCAGTGGGGCGTTCGTGGGTGTTCATGGTGCCGTTCGTCATTCCCTCCTTCTCCTTCATCTGCAAGGACGAAGGCCCGGAGTTTTTGTTTTGAGGCAGGGAATGAGGGAGGTTATGATACAGGTGAATGAGTCAGACAGTCACGATCCGTCTTTCCGACGAACTGGCCGAGTGGCTGGAAGAATCCGCCGCTCGCTCCGGGGTATCGCAGGCGGAGGTCATCCGGGACCAGCTTGAGAAAGCCCGGGCAGGTGCCGCGCAAAAGCCCTTCATGCGCCTTGCCGGATCATTGGACGGGGAGCCGGACCTGTCGCAGCGCAAGGGATTCACGCGGCCGTCTCAGGGATGAAGGGCATCGCGGACACCGGCTTGCTCGTTGCGTTCGCGAACAGGAGTGACGCCTATCATTCGTGGGCGGTCGGCATTGCCGAGCAGGTGACCGAGCCTTTGCTGACATGCGAGGCCGTGCTGGCCGAGACGGCATTTCACCTGCGTAGCGTTTCCATCACCTTGGAGATGATTGCGGACGGCCTCATCACGTTGGCCTTCGACTGCGGGAGCAATCTACAGAGGCTGGAGGAACTGGCGAAAAGCTATTCAGATCTCCGTCCGGATCTTGCCGATCTCTGTCTCATCCGGATGAGCGAACTCTACCCGCGGCATTCAGTGATCACGGTCGATCGCACGGATTTCAGCATCTACCGGCGGAATACGAGGGAAGCGATTCCGCTCATTTGCCCGCCGGAGCAGTGAGGCTTTTTCCCTAGGTCTTCCGGCCAATGCCCCGGTGGTCTCTCGAAATGCCTTCCGGAGTTTTCCTTGGCTAGCACCACCTCGTCGCGGTTACCCTTCGCAGGATGAGTCGCGGCGAGCCCACCCCGGAACGAATGCGAGCATTGGAGGATGAATTCGAGATGGTATTCGTCTATAGCTCGCTCCGAAGGCAATGCGTCGATGCCTATCGGATGGCGGGGACACAGTGGATGGGGGAGGGCGAGATCGCTGGCGGGCTTTTCACCGTCGATGCGAGTCCGGCATGGCAGCGTGGACACTCCGGCATGTGGGTGAAGGGTGACCTTTTTCAGATCAGCCCGGACCATTTGCTCGATCTGGACTCCAGGGGAGAGGCGATAGAGAGGGCGATTGACGTGTCCGGGAAGTATCGCCGCGTGAGGGTAAAGGTCTACGGCATCGCACCCTCACGATATCTGGGAGACGCGTGGGCGTGGGAATGGACGGGATCGACAGAACGGGGTCATGCGATTGAATCGGGCGATTGGATCGATGCCGACCAACCGCCGCCGCCGTCGTCTTGGTATACCCATACGGCCGGCTTGCTGTTATTGGGATTCTTCGCGGCGTTCGTTGTCCTGCTCTCCGATCTTCACCCGTTTCATGGGACGCCGCTGCTGAAGGTGATATTGGGGCTTCTCACGATGGTGCCGATGATTGCGGGTATCATGGCTTACTGGGGAATTCGA
The genomic region above belongs to Luteolibacter flavescens and contains:
- the ndk gene encoding nucleoside-diphosphate kinase encodes the protein MALETTLILFKPDAVSKGLVGTVLARFEKEGFTIRGIKKLFLTDELLADHYSHIADKPFFPSVRGFMQETPVIALALEGDDVIAKVRDLLGPTDSKAAAPGTIRGDFGDKEGDAKMRNVCHASDSPEAAADEIKRFFKEGEVF
- a CDS encoding class I SAM-dependent methyltransferase, whose product is MNTHERPTARAHREIAAVLREGDAAVDATAGNGHDTVFLAKLVGAAGKVIAFDVQEQAIASTRERLAAEELLDRVELVHGSHGRIADHAAAGSVGAVMFNLGYLPGADHAVITRTDETLQALEGALGLLRPGGILTVVCYPGHAGGDEESAAVVAWAEKRSAEIFRRLDTLKPAPFLVVVRA
- a CDS encoding type II toxin-antitoxin system VapC family toxin, with amino-acid sequence MKGIADTGLLVAFANRSDAYHSWAVGIAEQVTEPLLTCEAVLAETAFHLRSVSITLEMIADGLITLAFDCGSNLQRLEELAKSYSDLRPDLADLCLIRMSELYPRHSVITVDRTDFSIYRRNTREAIPLICPPEQ
- a CDS encoding gamma-glutamylcyclotransferase family protein, which translates into the protein MSRGEPTPERMRALEDEFEMVFVYSSLRRQCVDAYRMAGTQWMGEGEIAGGLFTVDASPAWQRGHSGMWVKGDLFQISPDHLLDLDSRGEAIERAIDVSGKYRRVRVKVYGIAPSRYLGDAWAWEWTGSTERGHAIESGDWIDADQPPPPSSWYTHTAGLLLLGFFAAFVVLLSDLHPFHGTPLLKVILGLLTMVPMIAGIMAYWGIRRREIAKNSARWILAASFVLSIPMTWVLVTEISAWIAF
- a CDS encoding CopG family transcriptional regulator: MSQTVTIRLSDELAEWLEESAARSGVSQAEVIRDQLEKARAGAAQKPFMRLAGSLDGEPDLSQRKGFTRPSQG